One window from the genome of Actinoplanes teichomyceticus ATCC 31121 encodes:
- a CDS encoding RelA/SpoT family protein has product MRRPVSSDVVPPAEGTVQPTQNSRTGSGDATPGDRARADDRTAVNGTPPVTAAGDLETTQALAPAGETVGFGLAGAPTGRRVRARLARFNAPWQSTQVSEVLEPLIATHRASHPKADVRQLQKAFDVAARWHSGQYRKSGDPYITHPLAVATILANLGMDTTTLVAALLHDTIEDTDYGLEQMRNDFGAEVALLVDGVTKLDRVKLGDAAKAETIRKMVVAMAKDPRVLVIKLADRLHNMRTLTFLPRPKQEQKAKETLEILAPLAHRLGMNTIKWELEDLAFGTLFPKRFEEINRLIGEHQPQREALLRQVTNRVQLDLKSAKIKAEVTGRPKHLYSIYQKMIVRGRDFNDIYDLVGVRILVDTVRDCYAALGVIHANWQPVPGRFKDYIAMPKFNMYQSLHTTVIGPTGKPVEMQIRTFAMHRTAEFGIAAHWKYKEQKGATIVGPPAHIDEMTWLRQLLDWQREASDPSEFLDALRFDLSSQEVYVFTPKGDVIPLPTGSTPVDFAYAVHTEVGHKCIGARVNGKLVPLESTLSNGDVIEIFTSKSNTAGPTQDWLGFVKSPRARTKIRQYFNKERREEAIEAGKDAIVKAMRKQGLPLQRMLTSENLTTIARDLHLPDVASLYAAVGESTVSAQSVVAKLVAGFGGEEGAVEDIAETAVATRPPRNRSTAQDPGVVVKGVSDVWVKLARCCTPVPGDAVFGFVTRSGGVSVHREDCANAQDLREQEERVVEVSWKPTSASTFLVAIQVEALDRHKLLADVTRVLSEERVNILSATVTTTRDRVAVSRFTFEMADPKHLGHLVAAVRKVDGVFDAYRVTSGA; this is encoded by the coding sequence ATGAGGAGGCCGGTGTCCAGCGACGTCGTCCCTCCGGCGGAGGGCACGGTGCAACCGACCCAGAACTCGCGGACCGGCTCGGGCGATGCCACGCCCGGCGACCGGGCTCGCGCTGACGACCGGACCGCTGTCAACGGGACCCCGCCCGTGACTGCGGCCGGCGACCTCGAAACCACCCAGGCACTCGCGCCGGCCGGTGAGACGGTCGGTTTCGGATTGGCCGGCGCGCCCACCGGCCGGCGGGTGCGGGCCCGGCTGGCCCGGTTCAACGCGCCCTGGCAGAGCACGCAGGTCAGCGAGGTGCTCGAACCGCTGATCGCCACGCACCGGGCGAGCCACCCCAAGGCTGATGTCCGTCAGCTGCAGAAGGCGTTCGACGTGGCGGCCCGCTGGCACTCCGGGCAGTACCGCAAGTCCGGCGATCCGTACATCACGCATCCGCTCGCCGTGGCGACCATCCTGGCCAACCTCGGCATGGACACCACGACGCTGGTGGCCGCGCTGCTGCACGACACGATCGAGGACACCGACTACGGCCTCGAGCAGATGCGCAACGACTTCGGCGCCGAGGTGGCGCTGCTGGTCGACGGCGTGACCAAGCTCGACCGGGTGAAACTCGGCGACGCCGCGAAGGCGGAGACCATCCGCAAGATGGTGGTCGCGATGGCCAAGGACCCGCGGGTCCTGGTGATCAAGCTGGCCGACCGGCTGCACAACATGCGCACGCTGACCTTCCTGCCCCGTCCCAAGCAGGAGCAGAAGGCCAAGGAGACGCTGGAGATCCTGGCCCCGCTGGCCCACCGGCTGGGTATGAACACGATCAAGTGGGAGCTGGAGGATCTCGCCTTCGGCACCCTCTTCCCGAAGCGGTTCGAGGAGATCAACCGCCTGATCGGGGAGCACCAGCCGCAGCGTGAGGCGCTGCTGCGCCAGGTGACCAACCGGGTCCAGCTGGACCTGAAGTCGGCGAAGATCAAGGCCGAGGTGACCGGCCGGCCCAAGCACCTCTACTCGATCTATCAGAAGATGATCGTCCGGGGCCGGGACTTCAACGACATCTACGACCTGGTCGGCGTGCGTATCCTGGTCGACACGGTGCGTGACTGCTATGCCGCGCTGGGCGTGATCCACGCGAACTGGCAGCCGGTGCCGGGCCGGTTCAAGGACTACATCGCGATGCCGAAGTTCAACATGTACCAGTCGTTGCACACGACGGTCATCGGCCCGACCGGTAAGCCGGTCGAGATGCAGATCCGCACGTTCGCGATGCACCGCACCGCCGAGTTCGGCATCGCCGCGCACTGGAAGTACAAGGAGCAGAAGGGCGCGACGATCGTCGGCCCGCCGGCGCACATCGACGAGATGACCTGGCTGCGGCAGCTGCTCGACTGGCAGCGGGAGGCGAGTGACCCGTCCGAGTTCCTGGACGCGCTGCGCTTCGACCTCTCCAGCCAGGAGGTCTACGTCTTCACGCCGAAGGGCGACGTGATCCCGCTGCCGACCGGGTCGACGCCGGTCGACTTCGCGTACGCGGTGCACACCGAGGTCGGGCACAAGTGCATCGGCGCGCGGGTGAACGGCAAGCTGGTGCCGTTGGAGTCGACGCTCTCCAACGGCGACGTGATCGAGATCTTCACGTCCAAGTCCAACACGGCCGGCCCGACGCAGGACTGGCTCGGCTTCGTGAAGAGCCCCCGGGCGCGGACGAAGATCCGGCAGTACTTCAACAAGGAGCGCCGCGAGGAGGCGATCGAGGCCGGCAAGGACGCGATCGTCAAGGCGATGCGCAAGCAGGGCCTGCCCCTGCAACGGATGCTGACCAGCGAGAACCTCACCACCATCGCGCGCGACCTGCACCTGCCGGATGTCGCCTCGCTCTACGCCGCGGTCGGCGAGAGCACGGTCTCCGCCCAGTCGGTGGTGGCCAAGCTGGTGGCCGGCTTCGGTGGCGAGGAGGGGGCGGTCGAGGACATCGCCGAGACCGCCGTCGCGACCCGTCCGCCGCGCAACCGCAGCACCGCGCAGGACCCGGGTGTGGTGGTGAAGGGTGTCTCGGACGTCTGGGTGAAACTGGCCCGCTGCTGCACCCCGGTGCCCGGCGACGCGGTGTTCGGCTTCGTCACCCGCTCCGGCGGGGTCAGCGTGCACCGGGAGGACTGCGCCAACGCTCAGGACCTGCGCGAGCAGGAGGAGCGCGTGGTCGAGGTGAGCTGGAAGCCGACGTCCGCGTCGACGTTCCTGGTCGCCATCCAGGTGGAGGCGCTGGACCGGCACAAGCTGCTGGCCGACGTGACCCGGGTGCTCTCCGAGGAGCGGGTGAACATCCTGTCCGCGACGGTCACCACGACCCGCGACCGGGTGGCGGTGAGCCGGTTCACCTTCGAGATGGCCGACCCGAAGCACCTGGGCCACCTGGTGGCGGCGGTGCGCAAGGTCGACGGGGTCTTCGACGCGTACCGGGTGACCTCCGGCGCCTGA
- a CDS encoding adenine phosphoribosyltransferase, which translates to MTSENPAVTGDSGPEVAALVAGASIDVPDFPKPGVVFKDLMPLFADGAVFRRVVDAIVAYHGAGSFDVVAGVEARGFVVAAAVAYATGAGVVPIRKAGKLPRKALSASYALEYGEATLEVHEDAFVAGHRVLVVDDVLATGGTAAAALELVERGGGEVCGFTVLLELGFLHGREKLSPRTVHALLTV; encoded by the coding sequence GTGACTAGCGAGAATCCTGCAGTGACCGGTGACAGCGGCCCCGAGGTGGCCGCCCTGGTCGCGGGCGCCAGCATCGACGTGCCGGACTTCCCGAAGCCGGGCGTGGTGTTCAAGGACCTGATGCCGCTGTTCGCCGACGGCGCGGTGTTCCGCCGGGTGGTCGACGCGATCGTGGCGTACCACGGGGCCGGCTCCTTCGACGTGGTGGCCGGCGTGGAGGCCCGCGGGTTCGTGGTGGCCGCCGCGGTGGCGTACGCGACCGGTGCCGGAGTGGTGCCGATCCGCAAGGCCGGCAAGCTGCCGCGCAAGGCCCTGTCGGCGTCGTACGCGCTGGAGTACGGCGAGGCCACCTTGGAGGTGCACGAGGACGCGTTCGTCGCCGGGCATCGCGTCCTGGTGGTCGACGACGTGCTCGCCACCGGGGGCACCGCGGCGGCGGCGCTGGAGCTGGTGGAGCGGGGCGGCGGCGAGGTCTGCGGGTTCACCGTCCTGCTGGAGCTGGGTTTCCTGCACGGGCGGGAGAAACTGAGCCCGCGTACGGTGCACGCGCTGCTGACCGTTTGA
- the secF gene encoding protein translocase subunit SecF, whose amino-acid sequence MARPGLATRLYQGEANINIVGRRKMWFTVAAALVLIAIGSFVIRGFELGIEFAGGTSFSVPATAEGKTLTQEQIADAVEKAVRQADPDATVGAAQKVGDGKDASYTVRASALSAAEADQAKTALVSDLGVKAEDVSDSQVSAAWGGAVTRQAVIGLIIFLVLVVAYLIIRFEWRMAAAALISLLFDLVMTAGVYSLVGFEVTPSTVIGFLTILGYSLYDVVVVFDKVQENTRGITAGSTRTYAEATNLAVNQTLMRSLNTGLVALLPVGGLLFIGAGLLGAGTLKDLGLVLFVGMGFGVLSSILLAAPVLSALKDQEPKIKAHNARVLNRRASRSEDVARGERTRSADADSDVQPAMAGGTTPRPGARPAGRRATNRGGGAGNRPGDRRR is encoded by the coding sequence ATGGCCCGTCCCGGTCTCGCGACTCGCCTTTACCAGGGCGAGGCGAACATCAACATCGTGGGCCGCCGGAAGATGTGGTTCACCGTCGCGGCCGCGCTGGTGCTGATCGCGATCGGTAGCTTCGTGATCCGCGGCTTCGAGCTCGGCATCGAGTTCGCCGGTGGCACCTCGTTCAGCGTCCCGGCCACGGCCGAGGGCAAGACGCTGACCCAGGAGCAGATCGCCGACGCGGTGGAGAAGGCCGTCCGGCAGGCGGACCCGGACGCCACCGTCGGCGCCGCGCAGAAGGTCGGCGACGGCAAGGACGCCAGCTACACGGTGCGTGCCTCGGCGTTGTCCGCGGCGGAGGCCGACCAGGCCAAGACGGCGCTGGTCAGCGACCTCGGGGTGAAGGCCGAGGACGTCAGCGACAGCCAGGTCTCGGCGGCCTGGGGCGGCGCGGTCACCCGGCAGGCCGTGATCGGCCTGATCATCTTCCTGGTGCTCGTGGTGGCGTACCTGATCATCCGCTTCGAGTGGCGGATGGCGGCGGCCGCGCTGATCTCGCTGCTGTTCGACCTGGTGATGACCGCGGGCGTGTACTCGCTGGTCGGGTTCGAGGTCACGCCGTCCACGGTGATCGGCTTCCTGACCATCCTGGGTTACTCGCTGTACGACGTGGTCGTGGTCTTCGACAAGGTGCAGGAGAACACCCGGGGGATCACCGCGGGCAGCACCCGCACCTACGCCGAGGCGACCAACCTGGCGGTCAACCAGACGCTGATGCGGTCGCTGAACACCGGTCTGGTGGCCCTGCTCCCGGTCGGCGGCCTGCTCTTCATCGGCGCCGGCCTGCTCGGCGCGGGCACCCTCAAGGACCTGGGCCTGGTGCTCTTCGTCGGCATGGGCTTCGGGGTGCTCTCCTCGATCCTGCTGGCCGCGCCGGTGCTGAGCGCGCTCAAGGACCAGGAGCCGAAGATCAAGGCGCACAACGCCCGGGTGCTCAACCGCCGGGCCAGCCGTTCCGAGGACGTGGCCCGCGGCGAGCGCACCCGTTCGGCCGACGCGGACTCGGACGTGCAGCCGGCGATGGCCGGTGGCACCACCCCGCGTCCGGGCGCGCGTCCGGCCGGCCGTCGCGCCACCAACCGCGGTGGCGGCGCCGGCAACCGGCCCGGTGACCGCCGCCGGTAG
- the secD gene encoding protein translocase subunit SecD produces MHPGRQLGVLGLIFVVLYLLVFFAADAKGSFTDRLEPKLGLDLVGGTQATYIASQAGQPPTKDAMEQARTIIENRVNALGVSEAEVVIQGENTIVVSLAGKADDQLKDLAQAANMRFRLLTGTTMDVAASALNPASPSPSASASVAPSGSAAPKSSAAPKTNGSAPAVQASPSAGTGGQGGGAAVPSATPSAGPSASAGAPAATPSAPASEAPVAASVQAQREAIAKKVGAKLWAQAEALKQPVDLTSDPKAGLPYKPFAQLSPVEVAALSPQMQFSIPTISCDQLDKRPNGSIDDKDSPVVACYEGQAKVMLDAAKVVGDDIDSASPQLDQQTGRWVVSLDFKSEGQKKWADLTRVAYNATSSDPCFTAVQSLYGSAEHCAVAVVLDKEIISAPQIQGVLTGSSQITGDFTPNSAKQLADQLKFGAIPVTFSAGPAQTISATLGLQQLEAGLLAAAIGMALVAVYAFFYYRLLGSVIFLSLVLSGLLTFGALVFLGRTMGYTLTLAGIAGFIVSLGVAADSFVIYFERLKDEIHEGRSPRSAVPRAWHRARRTIISANTITIMCAVVLYIVSIGAVQGFAFAMGLSTVLDLVVVFLFRHPIMTMFANTKAFLSPRVSGLGRVLRRTPTEEPVSSRVKEA; encoded by the coding sequence ATGCATCCTGGACGCCAACTCGGCGTGCTCGGCTTGATCTTCGTCGTCCTGTATCTTCTCGTCTTCTTCGCCGCCGACGCCAAGGGCAGCTTCACCGACCGCCTGGAGCCGAAGCTGGGCCTCGACCTGGTCGGCGGCACGCAGGCCACCTACATCGCCTCGCAGGCGGGCCAGCCGCCGACCAAGGACGCGATGGAGCAGGCCCGGACGATCATCGAGAACCGGGTGAACGCGCTCGGCGTCTCCGAGGCCGAGGTGGTCATCCAGGGCGAGAACACCATCGTGGTCTCCCTGGCCGGCAAGGCGGACGACCAGCTCAAGGACCTCGCCCAGGCGGCGAACATGCGGTTCCGGCTGCTCACCGGCACCACCATGGACGTGGCCGCGAGCGCGCTGAACCCGGCGTCGCCGTCGCCCAGCGCGTCGGCGAGCGTCGCCCCGTCCGGTTCGGCCGCGCCGAAGAGCTCGGCCGCCCCGAAGACCAACGGCTCCGCCCCGGCGGTGCAGGCCAGCCCGTCGGCCGGCACCGGCGGTCAGGGCGGTGGCGCGGCGGTGCCCAGCGCGACCCCGTCGGCCGGCCCGTCGGCCTCGGCCGGTGCCCCGGCGGCCACCCCGAGCGCGCCGGCGTCCGAGGCTCCGGTCGCCGCCAGCGTGCAGGCCCAGCGGGAGGCGATCGCGAAGAAGGTCGGCGCGAAACTGTGGGCGCAGGCCGAGGCGCTGAAGCAGCCGGTCGATCTGACCAGCGACCCGAAGGCCGGCCTGCCGTACAAGCCGTTCGCTCAGCTGAGCCCGGTCGAGGTGGCCGCGCTCAGCCCGCAGATGCAGTTCAGCATCCCGACGATCAGCTGCGACCAGCTCGACAAGCGGCCGAACGGCTCGATCGACGACAAGGACTCCCCGGTGGTGGCCTGCTACGAGGGCCAGGCCAAGGTCATGCTGGACGCGGCCAAGGTGGTCGGTGACGACATCGACAGCGCCAGCCCGCAGCTCGACCAGCAGACCGGCCGCTGGGTGGTCTCGCTCGACTTCAAGAGCGAGGGCCAGAAGAAGTGGGCCGACCTGACCCGGGTGGCGTACAACGCGACCTCCAGCGACCCGTGCTTCACCGCGGTCCAGTCGCTGTACGGCTCGGCCGAGCACTGCGCGGTCGCGGTGGTGCTGGACAAGGAGATCATCTCCGCGCCGCAGATCCAGGGCGTGCTGACCGGCTCCTCGCAGATCACCGGTGACTTCACCCCGAACTCCGCCAAGCAGCTCGCCGACCAGCTCAAGTTCGGCGCGATCCCGGTCACCTTCTCGGCCGGCCCCGCGCAGACCATCTCGGCGACCCTCGGCCTGCAGCAGCTGGAGGCCGGTCTGCTCGCCGCCGCGATCGGCATGGCGCTGGTGGCGGTGTACGCGTTCTTCTACTACCGCCTGCTCGGCTCGGTGATCTTCCTGAGCCTGGTGCTCTCCGGCCTGCTCACCTTCGGCGCGCTGGTCTTCCTGGGCCGCACCATGGGCTACACGCTGACGCTGGCCGGTATCGCCGGCTTCATCGTCTCGCTCGGTGTGGCGGCGGACTCGTTCGTCATCTACTTCGAGCGGCTCAAGGACGAGATCCACGAGGGCCGGTCGCCGCGCAGCGCGGTGCCCCGGGCGTGGCACCGGGCGCGCCGGACGATCATCTCGGCGAACACCATCACCATCATGTGTGCGGTGGTGTTGTACATCGTGTCGATCGGCGCGGTGCAGGGCTTCGCCTTCGCGATGGGCCTCTCCACCGTCCTCGACCTGGTCGTGGTGTTCCTCTTCCGGCACCCGATCATGACCATGTTCGCCAACACCAAGGCGTTCCTGTCGCCGCGGGTCAGCGGTCTCGGCCGCGTCCTGCGCCGCACCCCGACCGAGGAGCCCGTCTCCTCGCGTGTGAAGGAGGCCTGA
- the yajC gene encoding preprotein translocase subunit YajC, with product MKLAESASGNPLGLFLPFILIIGVMYFLMIRPQQKRRREAMEMQNKLGPGDEIVTIGGLHGTVVAVADDVVTLEIAPDVHVRFARPAVARVVTRADEPAAEEPAAADEPAADEPPNPAVDVRKQD from the coding sequence GTGAAACTGGCCGAGTCCGCCAGCGGCAACCCACTGGGCCTGTTCCTGCCCTTCATCCTGATCATCGGAGTGATGTATTTCCTGATGATCAGGCCGCAGCAGAAGCGGCGCCGCGAGGCGATGGAGATGCAGAACAAGCTGGGTCCCGGCGACGAGATCGTCACCATCGGCGGGCTGCACGGCACGGTGGTGGCCGTCGCGGACGACGTGGTGACCCTGGAGATCGCGCCGGACGTGCACGTCCGGTTCGCCCGCCCGGCGGTCGCCCGCGTGGTGACCCGCGCGGACGAGCCCGCCGCCGAGGAGCCGGCCGCCGCCGACGAGCCGGCCGCCGACGAGCCGCCGAACCCGGCCGTCGACGTCCGCAAGCAGGACTGA
- the ruvB gene encoding Holliday junction branch migration DNA helicase RuvB produces the protein MSGGGSGTGPVGGLPDDDDVVSPLVGDEELDAEASVRPRRLADFIAQHRVRDQLELLLKGAMGRGAPPDHILLSGPPGLGKTTLANIVAAELGTAIRTTSGPVIERSGDLAAILTGLGPGDVLFIDEIHRIAKPAEELLYSAMEDFRVDVVVGKGPGATAIPLDVEPFTLVGATTRAGLLTGPMRDRFGFVAHLDFYSPADLDALLHRSARILGVPITAAGAAEIAGRSRGTPRIANRLLRRVRDYAEVRGDGVVTDEIARAALQVYDVDALGLDRLDRAVLRALIESFKGGPVGLSTLAVAVGEQADTVEEVCEPFLVRAGLLARTPRGRVATEAGWAHLGKTPPQDGRSGVFQGDLFAREA, from the coding sequence ATGAGCGGCGGCGGCTCCGGAACCGGCCCGGTGGGCGGCCTCCCGGACGACGACGACGTGGTCTCCCCGCTGGTCGGTGACGAGGAGCTGGATGCCGAGGCGAGTGTCCGCCCGCGCCGGCTGGCCGACTTCATCGCCCAGCACCGGGTCCGCGACCAGCTGGAGCTGCTGCTCAAGGGCGCGATGGGCCGCGGCGCGCCGCCCGATCACATCCTGCTGTCCGGCCCGCCCGGCCTCGGGAAGACCACCCTGGCCAACATCGTGGCCGCCGAGCTGGGCACCGCGATCCGGACCACCAGCGGCCCGGTGATCGAGCGCTCCGGCGACCTGGCCGCGATCCTGACCGGTCTGGGCCCCGGCGACGTGCTCTTCATCGACGAGATCCACCGGATCGCCAAGCCGGCCGAGGAGTTGCTCTACAGCGCGATGGAGGACTTCCGGGTCGACGTGGTGGTCGGCAAGGGACCGGGCGCGACCGCGATCCCGCTGGACGTGGAGCCGTTCACGCTGGTCGGCGCGACCACCCGGGCCGGCCTGCTGACCGGGCCGATGCGAGACCGCTTCGGCTTCGTCGCGCACCTGGACTTCTACTCGCCCGCCGACCTGGACGCGCTGCTGCACCGTTCGGCGCGGATCCTCGGGGTGCCGATCACCGCGGCCGGCGCGGCCGAGATCGCCGGCCGCTCCCGCGGCACGCCGCGCATCGCGAACCGGCTGCTGCGCCGGGTGCGCGACTACGCCGAGGTCCGCGGCGACGGCGTGGTCACCGACGAGATCGCCCGCGCGGCGCTGCAGGTGTACGACGTCGACGCGCTCGGGCTGGACCGGCTGGACCGGGCGGTGCTGCGCGCGCTGATCGAGTCGTTCAAGGGCGGCCCGGTCGGCCTGTCCACGCTCGCCGTCGCGGTCGGTGAGCAGGCGGACACGGTCGAGGAGGTGTGCGAGCCGTTCCTGGTGCGCGCCGGGCTGCTGGCCCGTACCCCGCGGGGCCGGGTGGCGACCGAGGCCGGTTGGGCACACCTGGGTAAGACTCCGCCCCAAGACGGCAGGTCCGGGGTGTTTCAGGGGGACCTGTTCGCACGAGAGGCGTGA
- the ruvA gene encoding Holliday junction branch migration protein RuvA, which produces MIASVRGVVAAILHDSAVVEVGGVGMRVFCAPGTLAGLRVGAEARLATSLVVREDSLTLYGFADDDERQLFELLQTANGVGPRLAQAVLAVHQPDTVRRAVAGGDLATLTRVPGIGKRGAERLVLELKDRIGPVAGADGQSAGVLAGAWQEQVRQGVLALGWSAAQADQAVAAVAETIDGEVPPVPVLLRQAIRLLGKTR; this is translated from the coding sequence ATGATCGCCAGCGTGCGCGGCGTGGTCGCCGCGATCCTCCATGACAGCGCCGTGGTCGAGGTGGGCGGTGTCGGCATGCGCGTGTTCTGCGCGCCCGGCACGCTCGCCGGGCTTCGCGTCGGCGCCGAGGCCCGGCTGGCGACCAGCCTGGTGGTCCGGGAGGACTCGCTGACCCTGTACGGCTTCGCCGACGACGACGAGCGGCAGCTGTTCGAGCTGCTGCAGACGGCGAACGGGGTGGGTCCGCGGCTGGCGCAGGCGGTCCTGGCGGTGCACCAGCCGGACACCGTGCGCCGGGCCGTCGCCGGTGGCGACCTGGCCACGCTGACCCGGGTGCCGGGCATCGGCAAGCGCGGCGCGGAGCGGCTGGTGCTCGAACTCAAGGACAGGATCGGCCCGGTCGCCGGGGCCGACGGGCAGAGCGCGGGCGTGCTCGCGGGCGCCTGGCAGGAGCAGGTGCGCCAGGGCGTGCTCGCGCTGGGCTGGAGCGCCGCGCAGGCCGATCAGGCGGTGGCCGCGGTCGCCGAGACCATCGACGGCGAGGTGCCGCCGGTCCCGGTGCTGCTGCGCCAGGCGATCCGGCTGCTCGGGAAGACCCGATGA
- the ruvC gene encoding crossover junction endodeoxyribonuclease RuvC: protein MRVLGIDPGLTRCGVGVVDGLPGRPGKLVGYFVVRTDTGDDIAQRLLHLDRGLTDLVAEHRPDAVAVERVFAQHNVRTVMGTAQASGIALLAGARAGVPVQTYTPSEVKAAVTGSGTAGKAQVTSMVTRLLQLDAPPRPADAADALALAICHIWRGGTRAKIQAAALAAARRSPR, encoded by the coding sequence GTGCGCGTGCTCGGCATCGACCCGGGTCTCACCCGGTGCGGCGTCGGTGTGGTCGACGGCCTGCCCGGCCGTCCCGGCAAGCTGGTCGGGTATTTCGTGGTCCGCACCGACACCGGCGACGACATCGCGCAGCGGCTGCTGCACCTGGACCGCGGGCTGACCGACCTGGTGGCCGAGCACCGGCCGGACGCGGTCGCGGTCGAGCGCGTGTTCGCCCAGCACAACGTGCGTACCGTGATGGGCACCGCGCAGGCCAGCGGCATCGCCCTGCTGGCCGGCGCCCGGGCCGGGGTGCCGGTCCAGACCTACACCCCGAGCGAGGTGAAGGCGGCCGTGACCGGCTCCGGCACCGCCGGTAAGGCGCAGGTCACCTCGATGGTGACCCGCCTGCTGCAACTGGACGCACCACCCAGGCCGGCCGACGCGGCGGACGCCCTCGCGCTGGCCATCTGCCACATCTGGCGCGGCGGGACCCGCGCGAAGATCCAAGCCGCGGCCCTCGCCGCCGCCCGCAGGAGCCCCCGATGA
- a CDS encoding YebC/PmpR family DNA-binding transcriptional regulator, with translation MSGHSKWATTKHKKAVIDAKRGKMFAKLIKNIEVAARTGGGDPAGNPTLYDAIQKAKKSSVPNDNIDRAVKRGSGLEAGGADWQTIMYEGYGPNGVAILIECLTDNRNRAATEVRTRLTRNNGTFADAGSVSYLFNRKGVVIVPKAGLTEDDVMLAVLDAGAEEINDLGDSFEVVSEPTDLIAVRTALQSAGIDYDSAESSLIPTMTVPLDEEAARKVFKLIDALEDCDDVQNIYANFDVSDDVMALIDA, from the coding sequence ATGTCCGGCCACTCCAAGTGGGCGACGACCAAGCACAAGAAGGCGGTCATCGACGCCAAGCGCGGCAAGATGTTCGCCAAGCTGATCAAGAACATCGAGGTCGCGGCGCGAACCGGCGGAGGCGACCCGGCGGGTAACCCCACGCTCTACGACGCCATCCAGAAGGCGAAGAAGTCGTCGGTCCCCAACGACAACATCGACCGCGCGGTCAAGCGTGGCTCCGGCCTGGAGGCCGGCGGCGCCGACTGGCAGACGATCATGTATGAGGGGTACGGCCCGAACGGCGTGGCCATCCTGATCGAGTGCCTCACCGACAACCGCAACCGCGCGGCCACCGAGGTGCGCACCCGGCTGACCCGCAACAACGGCACGTTCGCCGATGCCGGCAGCGTGTCCTACCTGTTCAACCGCAAGGGTGTGGTGATCGTCCCGAAGGCCGGGCTGACCGAGGACGACGTCATGCTCGCCGTCCTGGACGCCGGCGCCGAGGAGATCAACGACCTGGGTGACTCGTTCGAGGTGGTCAGCGAGCCGACCGACCTGATCGCGGTGCGCACCGCGCTGCAGAGCGCCGGCATCGACTACGACTCGGCCGAGTCGTCGCTGATCCCGACCATGACGGTGCCGCTGGACGAGGAGGCGGCCCGCAAGGTGTTCAAGCTGATCGACGCCCTCGAGGACTGCGACGACGTGCAGAACATCTACGCCAACTTCGACGTCTCCGACGACGTCATGGCGCTCATCGACGCGTGA
- the pdxT gene encoding pyridoxal 5'-phosphate synthase glutaminase subunit PdxT, producing the protein MNIGVLALQGDVREHLSALAESDVLARPVRRPEELAGVDALVVPGGESTTMSNLAINFGLLDPIRKRIADGMPVYGSCAGMIMLASTVLDGRPDQESFQGMEMTVRRNAFGRQVDSFEADVAIADIPGGDFHAVFIRAPWVEQVGPDVQVLGRVASGAAAGRIVAVRQGNLLATAFHPELTGDLRVHRYFVEMVRQAAPAR; encoded by the coding sequence GTGAACATCGGAGTGCTGGCCCTGCAGGGCGACGTGCGCGAACACCTGTCCGCGCTGGCCGAGTCGGACGTGCTGGCCAGGCCGGTCCGCCGGCCGGAGGAACTGGCCGGCGTCGACGCGCTGGTGGTCCCCGGCGGCGAGTCCACGACGATGAGCAACCTGGCGATCAATTTCGGACTGCTCGACCCGATCCGGAAGCGGATCGCGGACGGCATGCCGGTGTACGGCTCCTGCGCCGGCATGATCATGCTGGCCAGCACGGTGCTGGACGGCCGCCCCGACCAGGAATCCTTCCAGGGAATGGAGATGACGGTCCGGCGCAATGCGTTCGGCCGGCAGGTCGACTCGTTCGAGGCGGACGTGGCGATCGCGGACATCCCCGGCGGCGACTTCCACGCCGTCTTCATCCGGGCGCCGTGGGTCGAACAGGTCGGTCCCGACGTGCAGGTGCTGGGCCGCGTGGCCTCCGGCGCCGCCGCCGGTAGGATTGTCGCCGTTCGGCAGGGGAACCTGCTCGCCACGGCTTTCCACCCGGAGCTGACCGGCGACCTTCGCGTCCACCGGTACTTCGTCGAGATGGTCCGCCAGGCCGCACCCGCACGGTAG
- the fliQ gene encoding flagellar biosynthesis protein FliQ: MTDTMVVELGLQAMSIAAKMSAPVLLTALAIGFAISLFQSVTQIQEATLSFVPKAVAIGAVLLFTGNWMLHEMLTYTEQLFERVPDLLR, from the coding sequence ATGACCGACACGATGGTGGTTGAGCTGGGACTGCAGGCGATGAGCATCGCGGCGAAGATGTCCGCTCCGGTGCTGCTGACGGCCCTCGCGATCGGTTTCGCGATCTCGCTGTTCCAGTCGGTGACGCAGATCCAGGAGGCGACGCTGTCGTTCGTGCCGAAGGCGGTCGCGATCGGGGCGGTGCTGCTGTTCACCGGCAACTGGATGCTGCACGAGATGCTCACCTACACCGAGCAGCTGTTCGAGCGGGTCCCCGACCTGCTGCGCTGA